One Halobaculum marinum genomic window carries:
- the folE gene encoding GTP cyclohydrolase I → MTQHSQLTQPEGENIDREKAQRGTRILLESLGEDPDRLGLKDTWERRIPDAFTTLTEGNRHEAKPTMRTFDAKNDDLVVKTGIPFYSLCEHHLLPFHGIAHVAYRPSEEVVGLSKIARYVRWQSRQLTMQESLTNDLASGLAEELDAPMVLVEMNATHLCEAMRGVETESTTTTRTTIGELTDVEREQFQAAVARAEGNQ, encoded by the coding sequence ATGACACAACACTCACAACTCACACAACCCGAAGGAGAGAATATTGACCGAGAGAAAGCCCAGCGAGGGACGCGCATCCTCCTCGAATCGCTCGGTGAGGACCCCGATCGGCTGGGCCTCAAAGACACTTGGGAGCGCCGTATCCCAGACGCGTTCACGACGCTCACCGAGGGTAATCGCCACGAGGCCAAGCCGACGATGCGCACTTTCGACGCAAAGAACGATGACCTCGTTGTGAAGACTGGCATTCCATTCTACTCGCTCTGTGAGCACCACTTGTTGCCGTTCCACGGGATAGCACACGTCGCATATCGCCCCAGCGAGGAAGTTGTTGGACTATCAAAGATAGCGCGGTACGTCCGCTGGCAGTCTCGTCAGCTTACCATGCAGGAATCCCTCACGAATGACCTTGCGTCTGGCCTTGCTGAGGAACTTGACGCACCAATGGTACTGGTCGAAATGAATGCCACCCATCTCTGTGAAGCCATGCGCGGCGTCGAGACTGAAAGCACGACAACCACTCGTACCACCATCGGTGAACTCACCGATGTCGAACGCGAACAGTTCCAAGCCGCAGTTGCCCGTGCGGAGGGGAATCAATGA
- a CDS encoding PD-(D/E)XK nuclease family protein, producing the protein MLDSNRIRGNFQSSAHDWIEAFDELRAEAASDELDAYVKNAHENLDGHDTDEWLESVMDVFYRLMAHDPFSTWREEDPNRAKRLATLTNLLEAFTNIYNGKLRTSGHYEGQISHGWLVNFYYNFVQYVANSGFDEPEDPYDKIPEGFAQVMTVHQAKGLEFPVVLAADIDKSDGPDGTHFMEDVLAPYSDLDTDESSAKVRADGDNIRRFFVQYSRAQDALVLAGARSNVEQIALGNSADGTPITPDDLEAAGRVLTDSNDFSRFDVIDREFDRGAGVRRRYSVTGDILSYRRCARQYGHFSDYGFSPAQAAQLYFGTVVHETLDRMHQQYRGQLDEVEASVPEEADIERYFEQVSNALIAHGTKPMSGEAKERALEYIKEFNEEMAEELYPRVKDTEHRLQAQHQDFVIEGTVDVLIREDGTDSEEPSDWEIWDYKASQLPDKGNIDLENYRYQMQVYAGLYEQKNGVLPSRAVLYFMGESDPEQAQVEIEFDRDQIDSAMETFSSTVGSIERSRESQEWNPPEKPPSKETCTSCDLRWDCPVVEDEYPMRAP; encoded by the coding sequence GTGCTCGACAGCAACCGTATCCGCGGGAACTTCCAGAGTTCTGCTCATGATTGGATCGAAGCGTTCGACGAACTCCGCGCTGAGGCCGCTAGTGATGAACTCGATGCATATGTGAAGAATGCTCATGAAAACCTCGACGGGCACGATACTGATGAATGGCTTGAGTCGGTGATGGACGTGTTTTACCGGCTCATGGCACACGACCCGTTCAGTACCTGGCGTGAGGAAGACCCTAACCGTGCGAAGCGACTTGCGACACTTACCAATCTGCTTGAAGCCTTCACCAATATCTACAATGGAAAACTTCGGACATCGGGCCACTATGAGGGGCAGATATCACACGGGTGGTTGGTGAACTTCTACTACAACTTTGTCCAGTACGTTGCAAACTCTGGATTCGACGAACCTGAAGATCCCTACGACAAGATCCCGGAGGGATTCGCTCAGGTAATGACGGTCCACCAGGCAAAAGGTCTCGAGTTCCCAGTCGTTCTCGCGGCCGACATTGACAAAAGCGATGGTCCTGATGGTACCCACTTCATGGAGGATGTTCTCGCTCCGTACTCCGACCTCGACACCGACGAGAGTAGCGCCAAAGTCCGTGCAGACGGAGATAACATCCGCCGGTTCTTCGTTCAGTATTCACGTGCACAGGACGCCCTCGTGTTGGCCGGGGCACGCTCAAATGTTGAGCAGATTGCTCTGGGGAACAGTGCCGATGGGACACCGATTACGCCGGACGATCTTGAGGCAGCAGGGAGAGTACTCACCGACAGCAATGACTTCTCACGGTTCGACGTGATTGACCGAGAGTTCGACCGAGGTGCCGGAGTCCGGCGACGGTATAGCGTCACGGGTGATATCCTCTCGTATCGACGGTGTGCCCGCCAATATGGACACTTCTCCGACTACGGGTTTTCACCAGCACAAGCCGCGCAATTGTATTTCGGTACTGTCGTCCACGAGACTCTCGATCGGATGCACCAACAGTACCGGGGTCAGTTAGACGAAGTTGAGGCTAGCGTCCCAGAGGAGGCGGATATTGAGCGATACTTCGAACAGGTCAGTAACGCACTCATCGCCCACGGTACGAAACCGATGAGCGGCGAGGCAAAGGAGCGGGCACTTGAGTATATCAAGGAATTCAACGAAGAGATGGCTGAGGAACTCTACCCTCGCGTCAAAGACACCGAACACCGTTTGCAGGCCCAACATCAGGACTTCGTAATTGAGGGAACTGTGGACGTGCTGATTCGAGAGGATGGCACTGACAGCGAGGAACCAAGCGATTGGGAGATCTGGGATTACAAGGCGTCACAACTCCCGGACAAAGGGAACATCGACTTGGAGAATTACCGCTACCAGATGCAGGTGTACGCCGGACTCTACGAGCAGAAGAACGGTGTTCTACCATCACGTGCTGTGCTCTATTTCATGGGCGAGTCTGACCCCGAGCAAGCACAGGTGGAGATTGAGTTCGATCGTGATCAGATTGATAGTGCGATGGAGACGTTTAGCTCGACAGTCGGGAGCATCGAGCGGAGCCGAGAATCTCAAGAATGGAATCCACCTGAGAAGCCCCCATCCAAGGAAACTTGCACGTCTTGCGACCTTCGATGGGACTGCCCTGTAGTTGAGGATGAGTATCCCATGCGGGCACCCTGA
- a CDS encoding UvrD-helicase domain-containing protein — protein sequence MDTISLAEFERRWEKLNDWEIEGGKHDILHHESGPLWVLAGPGSGKTEALIIKTLRLLVVDGVAPESIMLTTFTEKGAEELEDRIAVAVHAFGYGDEIDVTNIRSGTLHSLCDSLMDEYRYPGYLDLQLLDQHDQEFFVRRHADELRTWLKDDEYGAYEFFESLRQPWKTNYPPNTWEATRLGIQLLNKARQYRTDPERLAESDEPVLRQLGEHLETYQELLESPDQQRCDFAALQEHFLEFIESTSSDRLFNGDPEVDKPPLEYVLVDEYQDTNPLQERIYFELAKRCDGDLTVVGDDDQALYRFRGGTVECMVRFGERCEVELGVSPETAQLTENFRSHNEIVEWINRYIHHHKELSATLRAPNKEQLDPAAELDGDYPAVNAILGGNRQDTAAIAAELVEYILEEGILETIQARLHSWFGPLRSLHRMQVRSSTNSAVAASMYTILETKHFSTRKKFN from the coding sequence ATGGACACGATATCATTAGCTGAGTTCGAGCGTCGCTGGGAGAAGTTGAACGATTGGGAGATCGAAGGAGGAAAACACGATATTCTTCACCATGAGAGTGGTCCATTGTGGGTCCTCGCCGGTCCTGGCAGCGGGAAAACTGAGGCCTTGATCATTAAGACTCTCCGCCTGTTGGTCGTCGACGGTGTCGCTCCCGAGTCGATAATGCTGACGACGTTCACAGAAAAGGGAGCTGAAGAACTTGAGGATCGTATTGCAGTCGCGGTCCATGCGTTTGGCTACGGCGATGAAATAGATGTCACGAATATTCGAAGCGGGACTCTCCACAGCCTCTGTGATTCACTTATGGATGAATACCGCTATCCAGGCTATCTCGACCTTCAGCTTCTCGATCAGCATGATCAAGAGTTCTTCGTAAGACGCCACGCCGACGAACTACGAACGTGGCTGAAAGACGATGAGTACGGTGCATACGAGTTCTTTGAATCACTCCGTCAACCCTGGAAGACGAACTATCCACCGAACACGTGGGAGGCAACACGGCTCGGAATACAACTACTCAATAAAGCACGCCAGTACCGGACTGACCCAGAGCGGTTAGCTGAGAGCGACGAACCTGTTCTCCGGCAACTAGGCGAACATCTGGAAACGTACCAGGAACTCCTTGAGTCCCCTGACCAGCAACGGTGTGACTTCGCCGCTCTTCAGGAGCACTTCCTCGAGTTTATTGAGTCGACTTCGAGCGATCGCTTGTTCAATGGCGATCCCGAGGTCGACAAACCACCGCTTGAGTACGTCCTCGTCGACGAATATCAAGACACGAACCCACTACAGGAGCGAATCTACTTCGAACTGGCCAAAAGATGCGATGGCGACCTAACAGTCGTTGGTGATGACGACCAAGCTCTGTACCGCTTTCGTGGGGGGACTGTCGAATGTATGGTGCGGTTTGGTGAGCGGTGTGAGGTTGAACTCGGAGTCAGTCCTGAAACAGCACAACTCACCGAGAACTTCCGCTCACACAATGAGATCGTCGAGTGGATAAACCGGTACATCCACCATCATAAAGAACTCAGTGCAACACTCAGGGCCCCGAACAAGGAGCAGTTAGACCCAGCTGCGGAACTCGATGGCGACTACCCAGCGGTAAACGCAATTCTCGGGGGCAACAGACAGGATACCGCCGCGATTGCGGCTGAGCTGGTTGAGTACATACTCGAAGAGGGTATTCTAGAGACGATCCAAGCCAGATTGCACTCCTGGTTCGGTCCTCTAAGGAGTCTCCACAGAATGCAGGTCCGTTCGTCAACGAACTCCGCAGTCGCGGCATCGATGTATACAATCCTCGAAACAAAGCACTTCTCGACCAGGAAGAAATTCAACTAG
- a CDS encoding DUF7344 domain-containing protein — protein MEYLSLFCRDECVEVRHLARIVRGIELSEPPRQIGSKEYESAYNGLIQTHLPKLAAHGVVEYNDTRKTVTPTSRVRQYALLAQFARYLR, from the coding sequence ATCGAATACCTCTCCCTTTTCTGTCGCGATGAGTGCGTCGAGGTTCGTCATCTGGCGAGGATCGTTCGTGGGATCGAACTCAGTGAACCACCAAGGCAAATCGGGTCAAAGGAATATGAATCTGCGTATAACGGACTCATTCAGACACACCTTCCAAAACTCGCCGCACATGGCGTGGTCGAATACAACGATACCCGAAAGACCGTCACGCCGACATCCCGTGTGAGACAGTATGCTCTTCTTGCACAGTTCGCTCGGTACCTTCGCTAA
- a CDS encoding DEAD/DEAH box helicase: protein MREAYQTYLQGRGGLPAKSVASRLQPDSAGESTLAGMRGPYLQALPIANWSHQDWSTFAGSQSLHPNIKRAFHQEGFRRLYDFQERSVERILAGDDTVISAATGRGKTEAWLIPILDQIVKSKTTTEQSGRTSTKALLMYPTKALAQDQFKRLVQILYRVNRNLREKEWVTVGIYDGDTPRHKHESNAQGYLNRTFQHFGCPGANDDLDKCQSCGQGVFVETSSSGFRLRPDKPRCEDDRPHEVPLDFVHLTRTELIENGADIILTNPDTVNYRLFNINGETEREAFIYEPEFLVFDEVHTYDGLLGSYTATLVKRLRRLRERRDSDPLQVIGSSATVANDEELFRQVSGASEVTSVREDPRSLDSYDVQVPEALYEDIVDSESIVDAGRSDSEPPSQFGDVDVQIENARHLDNDRLEDQVADELFNYYTADSTDDPVIQTFQTLYMDLSSEPRTPKEFVTDTAERFDLTREQASRVVENFQTVGQFAGLLESRHHLFSWPLDGFYACVSCEAVYRSPQDECGVCSGEFVTRATYCNNCGEEHLVADACSNCDRLIPHVHTEEGLIGDEEFQPCPFCGTHEDTGPLMHRVTFSPFVRCADCGHAEPRSMTDSCDRCGTQGVPTDKGTFVCRNPSCGHTWELTRSCSSCSGSDLQAVGLNGSIECSDCGEPYSAAEVPTDCSCGNRVTNTRYVPWVCADGDCEAVHFEQSSPERCSCGSTEFVKRGLYEVSTVHTCSSCDTEHLDGGGCDCPDPSYRTTQEPYRRYRTWNGERHVRSPLGIPQAIPCEHSLHSTVVGDPYTELMRSPTNAAVTPSQYLLRDIASEEGLSDSKLLAFSDSHRDMKEIDRAFTEPEVDTALDQLVLAGLELALAGRQSANLGSTDLATLTIGASTNEQPPEEADSIWVDLERVAEHGYELLSALEQELGDGDVRDQQGVDLASTIFSTEYLSDPESAVKDKLRRRAVRHVGERPSTGVSLETDGLVDVRLSPSVRDKLVPEEEAVIAALVDAGDSAALTDIVGEEDDERRRIIDLLVSKGVLEFRNDDRVAFDPTVLELTLPQWGSVQYNPSGDEYYSQRQHEYQSPTGVVRAEDSVLDRAERIHPRFTERAFTATRSRVALLLSELYFGATPKMRRREIEHLFREGTYPHFLSSGPTMEMGVDIGSLDTLLLYGTPPNMNAYLQRIGRAGRRSGSALVHSVSQRNPIDYYYYDEPIELIDADKQPVPLNEHNERVLRVSLAWGVLDYLAAEFVVPWETTQNSVKGGESVQRRSEVSEERRDEVAKFTKVLSRNVSQLELGTDKSRLRPVEITITDHEREIREYLESMLSYAYCIGCHRHFDESKAGTECPECDSDRPLVGALTEHGHLVDDAVDAARRVFVNGYRTYADKLRERIREYASRRDEIESRLEAATAEEEPRLERQQQQFENRRRVLEEYLEQLSGKSYLTVLKDAFAEYAFSLRTVSDSVGIEVVDETGKPEPIGDDRSGRSSRLAIGELHPGAAYLHERRPFVVSQVFIDDKGSADLRETIETHAETAVEDIDGLAEDFVCQECGSTADSPDTDCSCGATAWQQRRLYALESVEATLDTESLPNELDRARQIYERSGERVQNTYAHRETEILDFDSKQQFELQTADGTPVGTLAFGEYEILEFTESYRTKYQSGAVDDEATTFELCGESDCTGIMYEDENDVRRCSVNADHVVDTGGSEATYARLGYSYSTEGVRVSLSEGERHADHTLIHGLRLALQKLSGVTIRDLNEYIGTGYADVFDSLEGGAAVSRLLIEEEDGAFENFQSAMDLISTQFSCDCSDGCPRCLYQYGCTHRNRPHSFERDDVLDLVENGLRLHRISGDTTEEA from the coding sequence ATGCGGGAAGCGTACCAGACGTATCTGCAGGGACGAGGTGGTCTCCCTGCGAAGAGCGTCGCGAGTCGACTACAACCGGACTCGGCTGGCGAGTCGACACTCGCGGGGATGCGCGGTCCGTATCTTCAAGCGCTTCCCATCGCGAACTGGAGTCACCAGGACTGGTCGACGTTCGCGGGGTCACAGTCGCTCCACCCCAACATCAAACGCGCATTCCATCAGGAGGGATTCCGTCGTCTCTACGATTTCCAGGAGCGCAGCGTCGAACGAATCCTCGCGGGGGACGATACAGTGATCAGCGCCGCGACTGGACGGGGGAAGACCGAGGCGTGGCTCATCCCGATTCTCGACCAGATTGTCAAGTCGAAGACCACGACCGAACAGTCTGGGCGGACATCGACTAAGGCGCTTTTGATGTATCCCACGAAGGCACTGGCACAGGACCAGTTCAAGCGTTTGGTCCAGATCCTCTATCGAGTTAACCGGAACCTCAGGGAGAAGGAATGGGTCACTGTAGGGATTTACGATGGCGACACCCCACGTCATAAGCACGAGTCCAACGCACAGGGGTATCTCAATCGAACCTTCCAGCACTTCGGTTGCCCGGGAGCGAATGACGACCTCGATAAGTGTCAGTCGTGCGGACAGGGTGTGTTTGTCGAAACCAGTTCGAGCGGCTTCAGACTCCGACCCGACAAACCACGCTGTGAAGACGACCGGCCGCACGAAGTCCCCTTAGACTTCGTCCACCTGACCCGGACGGAGTTGATAGAAAACGGCGCGGACATTATCCTCACGAACCCCGACACGGTCAACTACCGACTGTTCAACATCAACGGCGAGACCGAACGGGAGGCGTTCATATACGAACCGGAGTTTCTCGTCTTCGACGAGGTCCACACCTACGACGGGCTGTTGGGGAGTTACACCGCGACGCTCGTCAAACGACTTCGCCGCCTCCGGGAGCGTCGAGACAGCGATCCGCTCCAGGTGATCGGGAGCAGTGCGACGGTCGCCAATGACGAGGAATTGTTCAGACAGGTAAGTGGGGCGAGCGAAGTCACATCGGTCAGAGAGGATCCGCGATCGCTGGATAGCTACGACGTCCAGGTTCCGGAAGCGCTGTATGAGGACATCGTCGATTCCGAGTCGATCGTCGACGCAGGTCGCAGCGATAGCGAACCGCCCAGCCAGTTCGGAGACGTCGACGTCCAGATCGAGAACGCGAGACACCTCGATAACGACCGATTGGAGGACCAGGTCGCGGACGAACTGTTCAACTATTACACTGCTGACAGCACTGACGACCCGGTCATCCAGACTTTCCAAACGCTCTATATGGATTTATCGAGCGAGCCTCGAACACCGAAGGAATTCGTCACTGACACTGCCGAACGCTTCGATCTCACGCGGGAACAGGCTAGCCGTGTGGTCGAGAACTTCCAAACGGTGGGCCAGTTCGCCGGATTACTTGAAAGCCGCCATCATCTGTTTTCGTGGCCCCTTGATGGGTTCTATGCATGTGTGTCTTGTGAGGCGGTGTACCGGTCCCCGCAAGACGAGTGTGGCGTCTGTAGTGGTGAGTTCGTCACACGGGCAACTTACTGTAACAACTGCGGTGAGGAACATCTCGTCGCCGACGCCTGTTCGAACTGCGACCGACTCATCCCCCACGTTCACACTGAGGAGGGACTGATCGGCGACGAGGAGTTCCAGCCCTGTCCGTTCTGCGGGACCCACGAGGATACTGGGCCTCTTATGCACCGAGTCACTTTCTCGCCGTTCGTTCGTTGCGCCGACTGCGGCCACGCTGAGCCTCGCTCGATGACTGATAGCTGTGACCGATGCGGGACTCAAGGCGTTCCGACCGACAAGGGGACGTTCGTCTGCCGTAACCCCTCTTGTGGTCACACGTGGGAACTGACGCGGTCGTGTTCCTCTTGCAGCGGATCGGATCTCCAAGCGGTGGGGCTCAACGGCTCGATCGAATGTAGCGACTGCGGTGAGCCCTACAGCGCCGCCGAGGTCCCGACGGACTGTTCGTGCGGGAACAGGGTGACGAATACTCGGTACGTTCCATGGGTGTGTGCCGACGGCGACTGTGAGGCAGTTCACTTCGAGCAATCATCACCCGAGAGGTGCTCCTGTGGATCGACGGAGTTCGTGAAACGCGGTCTCTATGAGGTGTCGACTGTTCATACCTGCTCCTCCTGCGACACAGAACACCTCGATGGTGGTGGTTGCGATTGCCCCGACCCCTCCTATCGAACTACGCAGGAGCCGTACCGTCGATATCGGACGTGGAATGGCGAGCGGCACGTCCGATCGCCACTGGGTATCCCTCAGGCGATCCCGTGTGAGCACAGCCTTCACTCGACAGTAGTTGGGGATCCGTACACCGAATTGATGCGAAGTCCGACGAACGCTGCGGTGACGCCCTCCCAATATCTGCTCCGGGATATCGCGAGCGAGGAGGGTCTCAGCGACTCGAAACTGCTTGCGTTCTCCGACTCGCATCGCGACATGAAAGAGATTGACCGAGCGTTCACGGAACCAGAGGTCGACACGGCGCTCGACCAACTCGTGCTTGCGGGGTTGGAACTCGCGCTCGCTGGCCGACAGTCGGCAAACCTCGGCAGCACCGATCTGGCAACCCTCACAATCGGAGCGAGCACAAACGAACAACCACCGGAGGAAGCAGACTCGATATGGGTGGATCTCGAGAGGGTAGCCGAACACGGCTACGAACTCCTCTCGGCGCTCGAACAGGAACTTGGTGACGGTGATGTTCGAGACCAGCAGGGAGTCGACCTCGCCAGTACGATCTTCAGTACCGAGTACCTGTCTGACCCCGAATCCGCAGTCAAGGACAAACTTCGACGGCGAGCGGTCCGTCACGTCGGTGAGCGACCGTCAACGGGAGTCTCTCTGGAGACGGACGGACTCGTTGATGTTCGGCTATCGCCGTCCGTCCGTGACAAACTTGTACCGGAGGAGGAAGCCGTCATCGCTGCGTTGGTCGACGCTGGAGACAGCGCCGCACTTACCGACATAGTGGGCGAGGAGGACGACGAACGGCGTCGGATCATCGACCTGCTGGTAAGTAAAGGGGTCTTGGAATTCCGGAACGACGACCGGGTGGCATTCGATCCGACCGTGCTCGAACTGACACTCCCACAATGGGGGTCCGTCCAGTACAATCCGAGTGGTGACGAATACTACTCCCAACGGCAGCACGAGTATCAATCACCGACGGGTGTCGTTCGAGCGGAGGACAGCGTGCTCGATCGGGCCGAAAGAATCCACCCACGCTTCACCGAGCGAGCGTTCACCGCGACTCGGTCGCGGGTCGCATTGCTGTTGAGCGAACTGTACTTCGGGGCGACACCGAAGATGCGGCGCCGCGAGATCGAACACCTGTTCCGGGAGGGGACGTACCCGCATTTCCTCTCGTCGGGGCCAACAATGGAGATGGGGGTCGATATCGGATCGCTCGATACGCTCCTCCTGTACGGTACGCCGCCGAACATGAACGCCTATCTCCAGCGGATCGGACGAGCAGGTCGACGTTCCGGATCCGCACTCGTTCACAGCGTGAGCCAGCGAAACCCGATCGACTACTACTACTACGACGAACCGATCGAACTCATCGACGCTGACAAACAGCCTGTTCCGCTCAACGAACACAACGAGCGTGTTCTCCGTGTCTCTCTGGCCTGGGGTGTTCTCGATTACCTCGCAGCAGAGTTTGTTGTTCCGTGGGAGACGACTCAAAACAGCGTCAAGGGAGGAGAATCAGTCCAACGTCGCTCGGAAGTCTCAGAGGAACGACGTGACGAGGTGGCAAAGTTTACGAAGGTACTGTCGCGTAACGTTTCCCAACTCGAACTCGGGACTGACAAGTCGCGACTCCGTCCTGTTGAAATCACGATCACGGACCACGAACGGGAAATCCGTGAGTATCTTGAGTCAATGCTGTCGTACGCCTACTGTATAGGGTGTCACCGACACTTCGACGAATCGAAAGCGGGTACGGAATGTCCTGAATGCGACTCGGATCGGCCACTGGTCGGGGCACTAACCGAACACGGTCATCTCGTCGATGATGCTGTCGACGCGGCGAGACGCGTTTTCGTAAACGGGTATCGAACATACGCGGACAAACTCCGAGAGCGGATCCGAGAGTATGCGTCCCGTCGAGACGAAATCGAGTCCCGACTGGAAGCGGCCACCGCAGAGGAAGAACCCCGGCTAGAGCGACAACAACAGCAGTTCGAGAATCGGAGACGTGTTCTTGAGGAGTACCTGGAGCAGTTGTCGGGGAAGAGTTACCTGACGGTCCTCAAGGACGCGTTCGCGGAGTACGCGTTCAGCCTCCGCACTGTCTCCGACTCCGTCGGGATCGAGGTCGTAGACGAGACGGGCAAACCCGAACCGATCGGCGATGATCGAAGTGGCCGGTCGAGCCGACTCGCCATCGGTGAACTCCATCCGGGAGCGGCGTACCTGCACGAACGTCGGCCGTTCGTCGTTTCACAGGTGTTCATCGACGACAAGGGATCGGCTGACCTGCGGGAGACCATCGAGACGCATGCGGAGACCGCGGTTGAGGACATCGACGGACTTGCGGAGGATTTTGTCTGTCAGGAGTGTGGGTCTACCGCTGACTCGCCTGACACCGACTGTTCGTGCGGGGCAACCGCTTGGCAGCAGCGACGGCTCTACGCACTCGAGTCCGTCGAGGCGACGCTCGACACAGAGTCGCTTCCGAACGAACTCGACCGGGCGCGTCAGATATACGAGCGTTCCGGGGAGCGCGTCCAGAACACGTACGCCCACCGAGAGACGGAGATCCTCGATTTCGACTCCAAGCAACAGTTCGAACTACAGACAGCCGACGGAACACCAGTCGGCACCCTCGCGTTCGGCGAATACGAGATACTGGAGTTCACCGAATCGTATCGGACTAAGTACCAGTCAGGTGCGGTGGACGACGAGGCGACGACATTCGAACTCTGTGGAGAATCGGACTGCACCGGGATCATGTATGAAGACGAAAATGATGTCCGCCGCTGTTCAGTTAACGCCGATCACGTCGTCGATACGGGGGGTTCAGAGGCCACGTACGCCCGCTTGGGATACTCGTACTCGACTGAGGGTGTTCGGGTAAGTCTGAGTGAGGGGGAACGCCACGCAGATCACACGCTCATTCACGGCCTTCGGTTGGCACTTCAGAAACTCTCTGGTGTGACGATCCGGGATCTCAACGAGTATATCGGGACGGGATACGCCGACGTGTTCGACTCTCTCGAGGGAGGGGCAGCTGTCTCTCGTCTCCTGATCGAAGAGGAGGACGGGGCCTTCGAGAACTTCCAGTCCGCGATGGACCTCATCTCGACGCAGTTCAGTTGTGACTGTTCAGATGGGTGTCCACGTTGTCTGTATCAGTACGGGTGTACACACCGGAATCGACCCCATTCGTTTGAGCGCGATGACGTGCTTGATCTCGTTGAGAACGGACTTCGTCTTCATCGGATATCCGGTGATACGACAGAGGAAGCCTGA
- the queC gene encoding 7-cyano-7-deazaguanine synthase QueC: protein MSSAKRAVVLASGGMDSATAAAIAKDRGYELYLLHTSYGQRTENKEYECAKAQADYFDAADFLHLTTDHLSKIGDSSLTDEEIDIEEADLESDEIPTSYVPFRNANLLAMATSYAEANECDAVFIGAHSEDFSGYPDCRPAFFDAFQEVVDVGTKDETEISIESPFVEWSKTDIAEAGTELDVPYELTWSCYKDEEPACGTCDACAFRLQAFQNISIRDPIKYAECPEYSED, encoded by the coding sequence ATGAGCAGCGCGAAGCGGGCAGTGGTTCTTGCTTCTGGAGGGATGGACTCGGCGACCGCCGCCGCCATTGCCAAAGATCGGGGTTACGAACTCTACCTCCTGCACACCTCATATGGCCAACGGACAGAAAATAAGGAGTATGAGTGTGCGAAGGCCCAAGCCGACTACTTCGACGCTGCAGACTTCCTCCATCTTACCACAGATCACCTTTCGAAGATCGGCGACTCAAGCTTGACCGATGAAGAGATAGACATCGAGGAAGCCGACCTCGAAAGCGATGAAATCCCGACTTCCTACGTGCCGTTCCGGAACGCGAACCTTCTCGCGATGGCGACCTCCTACGCCGAAGCCAACGAGTGTGATGCTGTGTTCATTGGAGCGCACTCCGAGGACTTCTCCGGCTATCCAGACTGTCGGCCCGCGTTCTTTGACGCCTTCCAGGAGGTCGTCGACGTCGGCACAAAAGACGAAACCGAGATCAGCATTGAATCTCCGTTCGTAGAGTGGTCCAAGACGGATATCGCTGAGGCTGGGACCGAACTCGACGTCCCTTACGAACTAACATGGAGCTGTTACAAAGATGAAGAACCCGCCTGTGGGACGTGTGATGCTTGCGCGTTTCGCCTTCAGGCATTCCAGAACATCAGTATTCGCGACCCAATCAAATACGCCGAATGCCCGGAATATTCGGAGGATTGA
- a CDS encoding 7-carboxy-7-deazaguanine synthase QueE, whose protein sequence is MPVNSTLDPESPIAETSDAAMLPINECFYSLQGEGTLAGIPSVFIRTSGCNLRCWFCDSYHTSWEPTHGQLSLEDIVAEVKSHEMAEHVVLTGGEPLIHDHSVELLERLNELGYHTTVETNGTIYRDAPIDLARISPKLASSTPTPEKDPKGDREWSDRHEERRIDIDALARLVESYDSQLKFVVTGEDDLPEIEDLLARIRDATATTIPDSDILLMPEGTTREQLDDSRNIVADLAMEYGYRYTPRLHVDLWNDAPAT, encoded by the coding sequence ATGCCTGTCAACTCGACCCTAGATCCCGAATCGCCGATCGCAGAGACTTCTGACGCCGCGATGCTTCCTATCAACGAGTGTTTCTACTCGCTCCAGGGAGAGGGAACACTTGCGGGCATCCCCAGCGTGTTCATCCGCACCTCTGGATGCAACCTGCGCTGCTGGTTCTGCGACTCATACCATACGTCGTGGGAACCGACGCACGGTCAGTTGAGCCTCGAAGATATCGTTGCGGAGGTCAAGTCTCACGAGATGGCTGAGCACGTCGTCCTCACTGGTGGTGAACCGCTCATCCACGACCACTCGGTAGAACTCCTCGAACGCCTCAACGAGTTGGGTTATCACACGACCGTCGAGACGAACGGCACCATCTATCGCGATGCCCCCATCGACCTCGCCAGAATCAGTCCGAAACTCGCTTCCAGTACTCCCACCCCTGAGAAAGATCCTAAAGGTGATCGAGAGTGGTCTGACCGCCACGAAGAACGCCGCATCGACATCGACGCCCTTGCCAGACTCGTCGAGAGTTACGACTCGCAGTTGAAATTCGTTGTAACCGGCGAAGACGACCTGCCTGAGATCGAAGATCTGCTCGCACGTATTCGAGACGCCACTGCGACTACGATCCCTGATTCAGACATCCTCCTGATGCCTGAAGGAACAACACGCGAGCAACTCGATGACTCGCGAAACATAGTCGCAGACCTCGCAATGGAGTACGGCTACCGTTACACACCCCGACTTCACGTCGATCTCTGGAACGACGCCCCCGCCACCTAA